ATAGCGGTGTATCAGTGTATCAGTCAACCATTCATCAACTGATACATGGCCATCGGGGGCAAGCCCCCTCCCACATTTAAATTGCGCACATAAAAAAACCGGCCTCTCAGCCGGTTTTTTTATTTCAACAACTTAGAACGAAGCGTCTTTCAACCCATCGAGGTAACGCTCGGCGTCCAGGGCCGCCATGCAACCGGCGCCGGCCGAGGTGATGGCCTGGCGGTAGACGTGGTCAGCCACGTCACCGGCAGCGAAGATACCTTCGATGTTGGTGGCTGTGGCATTGCCTTCACGGCCGCCCTGCACCACCAGGTAACCGTCTTTGGCTTCCAGCACACCTTCGAACAACGAAGTGTTCGGGGTATGGCCGATGGCGATGAACACACCGTCGACTTTCAGCTCGTCAAAGCTGCCGTCGTTGTTCTTCAGGCGGGCACCGGTCACGCCCATGTTGTCACCCAGGACTTCGTCCAGCGTGGCGTTGAGCTTGAGGATGATCTTGCCTTCAGCGACACGGGCGTGCAGCTTGTCGATCAGGATCTTCTCGGCGCGGAAGGTTTCGCGGCGGTGCACCAGGGTCACGGTGCTGGCGATATTGGCCAGGTACAGCGCCTCTTCCACGGCAGTGTTGCCGCCACCAACCACAGCCACTGGCTTGTTGCGATAGAAGAAACCGTCGCAGGTCGCGCAGGCGGAAACACCCTTGCCCATGAACGCTTCTTCCGATGGCAGGCCCAGGTAACGGGCGCTGGCGCCAGTGGCGATAATCAGCGCGTCACAGGTGTACACGCCGCTGTCGCCGGTCAGGCTGTAAGGCTTCTTGGAGAAGTCGACCTTGTTGATGTGGTCGAACACGATCTCGGTTTCAAAGCGCTCGGCGTGTTCTTTCATACGCTCCATCAGCACCGGGCCGGTCAGGCCGT
Above is a genomic segment from Pseudomonas sp. R5-89-07 containing:
- the trxB gene encoding thioredoxin-disulfide reductase: MSDTRHSRVIILGSGPAGYSAAVYAARANLKPLLITGMQAGGQLTTTTEVDNWPGDVHGLTGPVLMERMKEHAERFETEIVFDHINKVDFSKKPYSLTGDSGVYTCDALIIATGASARYLGLPSEEAFMGKGVSACATCDGFFYRNKPVAVVGGGNTAVEEALYLANIASTVTLVHRRETFRAEKILIDKLHARVAEGKIILKLNATLDEVLGDNMGVTGARLKNNDGSFDELKVDGVFIAIGHTPNTSLFEGVLEAKDGYLVVQGGREGNATATNIEGIFAAGDVADHVYRQAITSAGAGCMAALDAERYLDGLKDASF